In the Euphorbia lathyris chromosome 5, ddEupLath1.1, whole genome shotgun sequence genome, one interval contains:
- the LOC136229523 gene encoding chlorophyll a-b binding protein 7, chloroplastic — MASVCASSAIAISSASPSSQKCGGVVGTTKASFLNGGKRLTLRQRSSGGVSSRCVTVCAVADPDRPLWFPGSTPPEWLDGSLPGDFGFDPLGLASDPESLRWNVQAELVHCRWAMLGAAGIFIPEFLTKIGILNTPSWYEAGEQEYFTDTTTLFVIELIFIGWAEGRRWADILKPGCVNTDPIFPNNKLTGTDVGYPGGLWFDPLGWGSGSPEKLKELRTKEIKNGRLAMLAVMGAWFQHIYTGTGPIDNLFAHLADPGHATVFQAFTPK; from the exons ATGGCTTCTGTTTGTGCTTCTTCTGCCATAGCCATATCTTCTGCTTCTCCCAG TTCCCAGAAGTGTGGAGGTGTTGTCGGAACGACAAAAGCTTCGTTCCTAAACGGTGGGAAGAGATTGACGTTGAGGCAGAGAAGTTCAGGTGGTGTTAGTTCAAGATGTGTTACAGTTTGTGCTGTTGCTGATCCCGATAGACCTCTTTGGTTCCCTGGTAGTACTCCTCCTGAATGGCTTGATGGCAG ccTTCCCGGAGACTTTGGATTTGATCCATTGGGTCTTG CATCCGACCCGGAATCCCTAAGATGGAATGTACAAGCAGAACTTGTACATTGCAGATGGGCAATGTTAGGAGCAGCTGGAATTTTCATCCCAGAATTCCTAACCAAAATTGGAATTTTAAACACTCCATCTTGGTATGAGGCTGGGGAACAGGAATATTTCACCGATACAACCACATTATTTGTAATTGAGCTCATATTTATCGGGTGGGCCGAGGGCCGAAGATGGGCGGATATTTTAAAACCCGGATGTGTTAATACCGACCCGATTTTCCCTAACAACAAGCTCACCGGAACCGATGTGGGTTACCCGGGTGGGTTATGGTTCGACCCGCTCGGATGGGGAAGCGGATCTCCCGAGAAGCTTAAGGAATTGAGGACAAAGGAGATTAAGAACGGGAGATTAGCAATGTTGGCCGTAATGGGTGCTTGGTTTCAACACATTTATACGGGTACTGGCCCGATTGATAACCTTTTTGCGCATCTTGCGGATCCGGGTCATGCCACGGTTTTTCAAGCGTTCACTCCTAAGTGA